One Lachancea thermotolerans CBS 6340 chromosome F complete sequence DNA window includes the following coding sequences:
- a CDS encoding class I SAM-dependent methyltransferase (conserved hypothetical protein) encodes MMSDAWGLQAKEYAEKLQKGPPKASVDAILQAVDSLLPFEKAKSILDNGCGTGLGTQTLIDKYGHQLPDLIHLVAADLSPGMIESVRMTKAAHKGNRFWDRLELQVCSVDNMSKTQNSCFSHIIASLVFFFAKPEATFSEAYRILQPGGVIGFTSFRENQWMDLRNVAKKINPGLEPAPLPAEWASEEWIKRQLEKANFIDIKIEPMEVYVELDDSLPLATLLVRSGIPEMSAVFQSLTDEEKDRAVQLIVEELAERYPKRPAKIPGILLVSSARKQL; translated from the coding sequence ATGATGTCTGATGCATGGGGGCTACAGGCAAAAGAGTATGCagaaaaactacaaaaGGGACCTCCTAAAGCATCTGTGGACGCAATTCTCCAAGCCGTAGACAGTTTATTACCGTTTGAAAAGGCTAAAAGCATCTTGGACAATGGGTGCGGCACAGGATTAGGAACACAGACTCTCATAGACAAGTATGGGCATCAACTGCCTGATTTGATACATTTAGTGGCCGCCGATCTCAGTCCTGGGATGATAGAGTCCGTTCGAATGACAAAAGCTGCCCATAAAGGAAATAGGTTCTGGGACCGGCTAGAACTCCAAGTTTGCAGCGTGGACAACATGAGCAAAACACAGAACTCTTGTTTCAGTCATATCATAGCTTCGCTtgtgttcttctttgccaAGCCGGAGGCTACATTCAGCGAAGCTTATCGCATCCTGCAGCCAGGAGGTGTGATTGGGTTTACATCTTTTCGCGAGAACCAATGGATGGATTTGCGCAATGTCGCTAAGAAAATCAATCCAGGATTGGAGCCAGCACCCTTACCTGCTGAATGGGCGTCTGAAGAATGGATCAAGAGACAACTTGAGAAAGCAAATTTTATTGATATAAAGATCGAGCCTATGGAAGTTTACGTCGAGCTAGATGATTCTCTTCCACTCGCAACTCTTTTGGTCCGTTCTGGGATACCTGAAATGTCTGCCGTCTTCCAATCGCTTACAGATGAGGAAAAAGACCGAGCAGTTCAATTAATCGTCGAAGAACTAGCTGAAAGATATCCAAAAAGGCCTGCCAAGATACCAGGTATCCTTCTTGTGTCTAGTGCTAGGAAACAGCTTTAG
- a CDS encoding pectate lyase (conserved hypothetical protein) has protein sequence MRGQAVVAIFTSLLTASTVSSSPSYYGSPERQRNKRELLPRSSGTSVLKAAQTVAAGKTFDGGMKVFDRGVTCTGQAEGSSSDAVFIIESGGTLSNVIIGPNQIEGIHCKGGCTLNNVWWSDVCEDAFTIKTQTESQTTYIKGGGAFGAADKVIQHNGAGTVSVSDFTVGDFGKLYRSCGNCKNMYKRNVVLNNITATSGKILVGM, from the coding sequence atgcGTGGACAAGCGGTAGTCGCAATTTTTACTAGCCTCCTGACAGCTTCAACAGTGAGTTCTAGTCCTTCATACTATGGATCTCCAGAGCGGCAGCGCAATAAACGAGAACTGCTTCCAAGGTCTAGCGGCACTTCCGTATTGAAGGCTGCACAGACTGTCGCTGCTGgcaaaacttttgatgGTGGCATGAAGGTGTTCGATCGGGGGGTTACTTGCACTGGTCAAGCCGAAGGGAGCAGCTCTGACGCTGTCTTTATAATTGAGTCTGGCGGGACGTTGTCAAATGTTATCATCGGCCCCAACCAGATTGAGGGCATTCACTGTAAGGGAGGTTGCACTTTAAACAATGTATGGTGGTCAGATGTTTGCGAAGATGCTTTCACCATCAAGACTCAAACGGAATCACAAACTACCTACATCAAAGGGGGTGGGGCTTTTGGAGCTGCTGACAAAGTCATCCAACATAATGGAGCGGGTACTGTGTCTGTCTCTGATTTTACAGTTGGCGATTTCGGCAAGCTGTACAGATCTTGTGGCAACTGCAAAAACATGTACAAAAGAAACGTTGTTCTTAATAACATTACTGCAACTTCTGGCAAGATTCTGGTCGGTATGTGA
- a CDS encoding KLTH0F00176p (similar to uniprot|P53058 Saccharomyces cerevisiae YGL258W Hypothetical ORF) has translation MWLSTLFLFVTGILSTSVAAFRYDWSNITCKGLHGPHCGTYLLKVKNQNDTYLGQSYFVGADALANDATDAWGRLLHEEYRFIPRLTTVQTLNDTGNFRPFVGTTDMSTCNFQSVENAVVPYINTVTNELSYDSWASISMNATAVTGVAPQLLKASTYGIQVAICNPGFITDLFQSPTVNLFNVEDTLPSWCEAIEVEAVCPADVNYDTR, from the coding sequence ATGTGGCTAAGCACTTTGTTCCTTTTCGTAACTGGTATTCTCTCAACTTCGGTTGCTGCTTTTCGCTATGACTGGAGCAATATTACCTGTAAGGGGCTTCATGGACCTCACTGTGGAACATATTTGCTGAAAGTTAAGAACCAAAATGACACTTATCTCGGCCAAAGCTATTTTGTTGGTGCTGACGCTCTTGCTAATGACGCTACTGATGCATGGGGCAGGTTACTGCATGAAGAGTATCGCTTTATTCCTAGGCTAACCACCGTTCAAACCCTAAATGACACTGGAAACTTCCGCCCCTTTGTGGGCACCACCGATATGAGCACTTGCAACTTTCAATCCGTTGAAAATGCAGTCGTTCCATATATTAACACTGTGACCAATGAGCTTTCTTATGATAGCTGGGCTTCTATCAGCATGAACGCGACAGCTGTCACCGGAGTTGCTCCCCAGCTgttgaaagcttcaacttaCGGCATCCAGGTTGCCATTTGCAACCCTGGTTTTATTACCGACTTATTTCAGTCTCCAACCGTCAATTTATTTAACGTCGAAGATACCCTACCATCTTGGTGTGAGGCCATCGAGGTTGAAGCAGTCTGCCCTGCTGATGTCAATTACGATACACGCTAA
- the HMRA1 gene encoding Hmra1p (conserved hypothetical protein) has translation MDSRGLTISLESIKKVCLMLLEPNYKSRQEVCDKIYENYATLLQDAVVESKEKPRSGQQRRTLLSKDTRLFLESVFEKKRSPNSRERKAIADKCGLTPIYISFSVFSSSQGHGSQQKTFPTYSPIFLTFFMFWSNFRTFNTP, from the coding sequence ATGGACTCAAGGGGCCTGACTATAAGTTTAGAATCCATCAAAAAAGTTTGTCTAATGCTCTTAGAACCGAATTATAAAAGCCGCCAAGAAGTCTGTGATAAGATTTATGAAAATTATGCTACCTTGCTCCAAGATGCTGTTGTAGAGTCTAAAGAAAAACCCCGATCTGggcagcaaagaagaactctTTTATCGAAGGACACTCGACTTTTTTTGGAATcggtttttgagaaaaagagatctCCTAATTCAAGAGAACGTAAGGCAATTGCAGACAAATGCGGCTTAACGCCTATATACATTAGCTTTTCCGTTTTTAGCAGTTCGCAAGGCCACGGaagtcaacaaaaaacatTTCCTACTTATTCTCCCATCTTCTTAACGTTTTTCATGTTTTGGTCTAATTTCAGAACTTTCAACACTCCATGA
- a CDS encoding KLTH0F00264p (conserved hypothetical protein): MILSELNKVENMNWTEGYAECHLPKVANQIKYKFGTQKTLGKDRFPCIAQRKCPKQICHFVTSGKTDKIKQSGLKSRNKFILMRGLLHCMVQQLRNCSDPFNANRAKVEEVSKIASAIWRTNKGVFQSYHEMLAVFEDSKSTNITISKSTLKKLTEAIGRECIPSTYSYETLTNGADTTAMESKKTYKAFCGRFSLKEATGRVRKKKPTQTFALRSAKIEDIFLI; the protein is encoded by the coding sequence ATGATTTTGAGTGAACTCAATAAAGTCGAAAACATGAACTGGACTGAAGGATATGCAGAATGCCATTTACCAAAAGTGGCTAATCAGATAAAATACAAATTCGGCACCCAAAAAACTTTAGGTAAAGATCGCTTTCCATGTATAGCGCAAAGAAAGTGTCCAAAACAAATATGTCATTTTGTTACGTCCGGAAAAACTGATAAAATTAAGCAAAGCGGgttgaaatcaagaaacaaattcaTTCTTATGCGGGGGCTGCTTCACTGCATggttcagcagcttcgaAACTGCTCAGATCCATTTAATGCAAACCGggcaaaagttgaagaggTTTCAAAGATAGCGTCAGCTATTTGGAGAACAAATAAAGGCGTCTTCCAGTCTTATCACGAAATGCTTGCAGTTTTCGAAGATAGCAAGTCCACAAACATCactatttcaaaatctacCCTTAAAAAACTGACCGAAGCCATTGGAAGAGAATGCATACCATCAACCTACAGTTACGAAACGCTGACGAATGGGGCAGACACTACAGCCATggagagcaagaaaacgTACAAGGCCTTCTGTGGCAGGTTCTCTCTCAAGGAGGCTACGGGTAGGgtcaggaagaagaaacctACACAAACATTTGCCCTCCGCTCcgccaaaatcgaagaCATCTTTCTCATATAA
- the URA1 gene encoding dihydroorotate dehydrogenase (highly similar to uniprot|P28272 Saccharomyces cerevisiae YKL216W URA1 The enzyme catalyzes the conversion of dihydroorotic acid to orotic acid dihydroorotate dehydrogenase) yields MPASLKTEFLGQSFENPFMNASGVHCMSKRELDELKNSGAGSYITKSSTTLSREGNPAPRYHSVPLGSINSMGLPNEGFDYYLDYVLQYQKENPENVPPFFSVAGMSLNENLELLKKIQDSEYRGITELNLSCPNVPGKPQVAYDFEITKEILTKAFEFFKKPLGVKLPPYFDFAHFDIMAKILNEYPLAYVNCINSIGNGLYIDIEREAVVIKPKDGFGGLGGEYVKPTALANVRAFYTRLNPSIRIIGTGGIRTGQDAFEHILCGATMLQVGTELYKEGASIFERLGKELKEIMEKKGYNSIEEFRGKLNNL; encoded by the coding sequence ATGCCCGCATCACTGAAAACAGAATTCTTGGGCcagagctttgaaaatcCTTTTATGAACGCGTCTGGCGTCCACTGTATGTCTAAAAGGGAGTTGGACGAGTTAAAAAATTCTGGAGCTGGCAGTTATATTACCAAGAGTTCAACCACGTTGTCAAGGGAGGGAAATCCCGCACCTCGCTATCATTCAGTCCCACTGGGAAGCATAAATTCTATGGGTCTGCCTAATGAGGGTTTCGATTATTACCTCGATTATGTTCTTCAGTACCAGAAAGAAAACCCCGAGAACGTCCCTCCATTCTTTTCTGTTGCCGGAATGAGCTTGAACGAAAATCTGGAGCTGCTAAAGAAAATTCAAGACAGTGAATACCGCGGCATAACAGAACTCAATCTGTCGTGTCCAAATGTTCCTGGCAAACCGCAAGTTGCTTATGACTTTGAAATAACTAAGGAAATTCTCACCAAAGcctttgaatttttcaagaagccaTTAGGTGTAAAACTACCACCTTACTTCGATTTTGCGCATTTTGATATAATGGCAAAAATTCTCAACGAATATCCCCTAGCATATGTCAATTGCATAAACAGCATTGGGAATGGCCTTTATATTGATATTGAGAGGGAAGCGGTTGTCATCAAGCCAAAAGACGGATTTGGCGGCCTCGGTGGTGAGTACGTCAAGCCTACTGCCCTTGCTAATGTTCGAGCGTTTTATACACGCTTAAATCCAAGTATCAGAATAATTGGAACGGGTGGAATCAGAACAGGGCAAGATGCATTTGAGCACATTTTATGCGGGGCTACAATGCTTCAAGTTGGGACAGAACTATACAAAGAAGGGGCCTCTATTTTTGAGCGCCTGGGGAAGGAGCTTAAAGAGATAATGGAGAAAAAGGGATACAACTCAATCGAAGAGTTCCGTGGTAAACTGAACAACTTATAA